One stretch of Amycolatopsis tolypomycina DNA includes these proteins:
- a CDS encoding Gfo/Idh/MocA family protein encodes MPARIHRTAIVGTGAIANAHASAVRAAGERARLVAVVDLDLGRARAFAAEHGVPRKYPNLTEQLAHEDVDLVHLCTPPGQHAPLAIECLDAGVTVLVEKPPARSLAEMDELVAAERRSSAQVATVFQHRFGAAAVRLRALTEAGQLGRPLLATCATLWYRDDDYFAVPWRGSWDSEGGGPTMGHGIHQFDLLLSVLGPWREVRALAARQARAVSTEDVSMALVTFACGAVATVVNSVLSPRETSSLRFDYEHATVEVEHLYGYTDEDWTVTPARGHEDALARWPHGKPSSPSSHESQVVAVLDALDRGDPPPVTSADARNTMEFIAALYASAFTGQPVQCGEITPESPFYQRMDGTGAPWAVVAR; translated from the coding sequence ATGCCGGCGCGGATCCACCGCACCGCGATCGTCGGAACCGGGGCGATCGCGAACGCCCACGCCTCGGCCGTACGCGCCGCGGGCGAGCGGGCCCGCCTGGTCGCGGTCGTCGACCTCGACCTCGGCCGGGCCCGGGCCTTCGCCGCCGAGCACGGCGTTCCCCGCAAGTACCCGAACCTGACCGAGCAGCTCGCGCACGAGGACGTGGACCTGGTGCACCTGTGCACCCCGCCGGGGCAGCACGCGCCACTGGCGATCGAGTGCCTGGACGCGGGGGTCACCGTGCTGGTGGAGAAGCCGCCGGCGCGGTCCCTGGCGGAGATGGACGAACTGGTCGCGGCGGAGCGGCGTTCGAGTGCCCAGGTCGCCACCGTCTTCCAGCACCGTTTCGGGGCCGCGGCCGTCCGGCTGCGCGCGTTGACCGAAGCGGGACAGCTGGGCAGGCCCTTGCTGGCCACCTGCGCCACTCTCTGGTACCGCGACGACGACTACTTCGCGGTGCCGTGGCGAGGGTCCTGGGACAGCGAGGGCGGCGGCCCGACGATGGGCCACGGCATCCACCAGTTCGACCTGCTGCTGTCCGTGCTCGGCCCCTGGCGGGAGGTCCGGGCGCTCGCCGCGCGGCAGGCGCGCGCGGTGAGTACCGAGGACGTGTCGATGGCGCTGGTCACCTTCGCGTGCGGAGCGGTGGCGACGGTCGTGAACTCCGTGCTCTCGCCGAGAGAGACGTCCTCGCTGAGATTCGACTACGAGCACGCCACGGTGGAGGTGGAGCACTTGTACGGCTACACCGACGAGGACTGGACGGTGACCCCGGCCCGCGGGCACGAGGACGCCCTGGCGCGGTGGCCCCACGGCAAGCCGAGTTCACCCAGCAGCCACGAAAGCCAGGTGGTGGCGGTGCTCGACGCGCTCGACCGGGGCGACCCGCCGCCGGTGACGAGTGCGGACGCGCGGAACACCATGGAATTCATCGCGGCGCTGTACGCCTCCGCGTTCACCGGGCAACCGGTCCAGTGTGGAGAGATAACTCCGGAGAGCCCGTTCTACCAGCGGATGGACGGCACCGGAGCACCGTGGGCGGTGGTGGCCCGATGA
- a CDS encoding ABC transporter substrate-binding protein gives MRTRHLVWAVLLSMTASLAVACSSSSGGGDELSAGPVTLRFSWWGADDRHKRTQQVIELFQKKHPNITVRGEFKDWNSYWDSLATTVAANDAPDVIQMDELYLASYAQRGALLDLNTEKSHLNTADFDAKALATGAIDGQQYGLPVGLGSYAIVANTDLLAKYHVPLPNDNTWTWDDLKRVGEQVSKAGGGSVWGVQSPGFSDAGGLQVWARQAGGSLFDDKGNVAVKPEVLTRYFAYLLDLAHGGAAPPPSVTIEKAGGTLAQTAVATHATAFGFCWNTQLTALSAASGQKLKLLRMPGEATTPAAYYKPSMFWSVSARSKHPAEAALLLDFLANDPDAAKIMLTDRGVPANPKIRAGIDGSLKPTDKAAADFLNQLKVSDPPRVTPNGASTVETILKRHAEDVLFARATPDAAAKAFRTELQADVDAAK, from the coding sequence ATGCGGACGAGACACCTCGTGTGGGCGGTCCTGCTGTCGATGACCGCGTCCTTGGCGGTCGCTTGTTCGTCCTCCTCAGGCGGGGGTGACGAGCTCTCGGCGGGGCCGGTGACGCTGCGCTTCTCCTGGTGGGGCGCCGACGACCGGCACAAGCGGACCCAGCAGGTGATCGAGCTGTTCCAGAAGAAGCACCCGAACATCACCGTGCGCGGGGAGTTCAAGGACTGGAACAGCTACTGGGACAGCCTGGCGACCACCGTCGCGGCGAACGATGCGCCGGACGTCATCCAGATGGACGAGCTCTACCTGGCTTCCTACGCCCAGCGCGGCGCGTTGCTGGACCTGAACACCGAGAAGTCGCACCTGAACACGGCCGACTTCGACGCCAAGGCGCTGGCCACCGGTGCGATCGACGGACAGCAGTACGGCTTGCCGGTGGGCCTCGGCTCGTACGCCATCGTGGCCAACACCGACCTGCTGGCCAAATACCACGTCCCGCTTCCGAACGACAACACCTGGACGTGGGACGACCTGAAGCGGGTCGGGGAACAGGTGTCGAAGGCCGGCGGCGGCTCGGTGTGGGGCGTGCAGTCGCCCGGGTTCAGCGACGCAGGCGGGCTGCAGGTCTGGGCCCGGCAGGCGGGCGGGTCACTGTTCGACGACAAGGGCAACGTCGCCGTCAAACCCGAAGTCCTCACCCGCTACTTCGCCTACCTGCTCGACCTGGCCCACGGTGGGGCCGCACCGCCGCCTTCGGTCACCATCGAGAAGGCGGGCGGCACGCTCGCCCAGACGGCCGTGGCCACCCACGCGACCGCGTTCGGCTTCTGCTGGAACACCCAGCTGACCGCGCTATCGGCGGCCAGCGGCCAGAAACTGAAGCTGCTCAGGATGCCCGGTGAGGCCACGACGCCCGCCGCGTACTACAAGCCCTCGATGTTCTGGTCCGTCTCGGCTCGTTCGAAGCACCCGGCGGAAGCCGCGCTGCTGCTGGACTTCCTCGCCAACGACCCGGACGCGGCGAAGATCATGCTGACCGACCGCGGCGTCCCGGCCAACCCGAAGATCCGCGCGGGCATCGACGGCAGTCTCAAGCCCACCGACAAGGCCGCGGCCGACTTCCTGAACCAGCTCAAGGTCAGTGACCCGCCACGGGTGACGCCCAACGGCGCCAGCACCGTCGAGACGATCCTCAAGCGGCACGCCGAGGACGTCCTGTTCGCCCGGGCCACGCCGGACGCGGCCGCGAAGGCGTTCCGCACCGAACTGCAGGCCGACGTCGACGCCGCCAAGTAG
- a CDS encoding carbohydrate ABC transporter permease, with protein sequence MTTELTRLRAAGKHLGLVLLAVVMLYPVLWMVVSSLRPNDEIFRSPGLVLDHLRVQNYADGWNALASPFGHYLINSAIVVLGCILGNLVSCSMAAYAFARLEFTGKRWWFAVMLGTIMLPIHVIIVPQYILFSQLGWVNTFLPLIVPKVLATDAFFVFLMVQFIRGLPRELDEAARIDGCGHPRIFLRVILPLMKPALATTTIFTFIWTWNDFFSQLIYLTDPQMYTVPVALRSFVDATSTTSWGSLFAMSVLSLLPIFLAFLFGQRYLVRGIATTGGK encoded by the coding sequence ATGACAACTGAGCTCACGCGCCTGCGGGCCGCCGGCAAGCACCTCGGCCTGGTGCTGCTCGCCGTGGTCATGCTCTACCCCGTGCTGTGGATGGTCGTCAGCTCGCTGCGGCCGAACGACGAGATCTTCCGCAGCCCCGGCCTGGTGCTGGACCACCTGCGGGTGCAGAACTACGCCGACGGCTGGAACGCGCTCGCGTCGCCGTTCGGCCACTACCTGATCAACTCGGCGATCGTCGTCCTGGGCTGCATCCTCGGCAACCTGGTGTCCTGCTCCATGGCGGCTTATGCGTTCGCGCGCTTGGAATTCACCGGCAAGCGCTGGTGGTTCGCCGTCATGCTCGGCACCATCATGCTGCCGATCCACGTGATCATCGTGCCGCAGTACATCCTGTTCTCCCAGCTGGGCTGGGTGAACACGTTCCTGCCGCTGATCGTGCCGAAGGTGCTGGCCACCGACGCGTTCTTCGTCTTCCTCATGGTGCAGTTCATCCGCGGGCTGCCGCGGGAGCTGGACGAGGCGGCCCGCATCGACGGCTGCGGGCACCCGAGGATTTTCCTGCGCGTCATCCTGCCGCTGATGAAGCCGGCGCTGGCCACCACGACGATCTTCACGTTCATCTGGACGTGGAACGACTTCTTCAGCCAGCTGATCTACCTGACCGACCCGCAGATGTACACCGTGCCGGTCGCCCTGCGCTCGTTCGTCGACGCCACGTCGACCACCTCGTGGGGCTCGCTGTTCGCGATGAGCGTGCTCTCACTCCTCCCGATCTTCCTGGCCTTCCTCTTCGGACAGCGCTACCTCGTCCGCGGAATCGCCACGACCGGGGGCAAGTAG
- a CDS encoding carbohydrate ABC transporter permease produces MSSLDELRGLRRRGVRSSGRNNKAAFWFLLPWFAGLVFFTAGPIAASLGLGFTKYNLIQPPRFIGLGNFARIFTDERLHNALGVTFTYVLVSVPLQLACALGIAMLLDRGMRGLAFYRSAFYLPSLLGSSVAIAVLWRQIFGTEGLVNRALGLVGISGHGWISDPSSALSTLIVLNVWTFGAPMVIFLAGLRQIPAMYYEAAAIDGAGRWTRFRRITLPLLSPIVFFNVVLQIIHAFQSFTQAFVVSGGTGGPSDSTMLYTLYLYQQGFARFDMGYASALAWSLLLMIAGITGLNFWASRFWVFYDN; encoded by the coding sequence GTGAGCAGCCTCGACGAACTCCGTGGACTGCGGCGCCGCGGCGTGCGGTCCTCCGGGCGGAACAACAAGGCCGCGTTCTGGTTCCTGCTGCCGTGGTTCGCCGGCCTGGTGTTCTTCACCGCCGGGCCGATCGCGGCGTCACTCGGGCTCGGGTTCACCAAGTACAACCTGATCCAGCCGCCCCGGTTCATCGGGCTGGGCAACTTCGCCCGGATCTTCACCGACGAACGGCTGCACAACGCATTGGGCGTGACCTTCACCTACGTCCTGGTGTCCGTGCCTTTGCAGCTGGCGTGCGCACTGGGGATCGCGATGCTGCTGGACCGGGGTATGCGCGGGCTGGCGTTCTACCGATCGGCGTTCTACCTGCCGTCGCTGCTGGGCTCGAGCGTCGCGATCGCGGTGCTGTGGCGGCAGATCTTCGGCACCGAGGGACTGGTCAACCGCGCGCTCGGCCTTGTCGGGATCAGCGGGCACGGCTGGATCTCCGACCCGTCTTCCGCGCTGTCCACCCTGATCGTGCTCAACGTGTGGACGTTCGGCGCGCCGATGGTCATCTTCCTGGCCGGGCTGCGGCAGATCCCGGCGATGTACTACGAGGCCGCCGCCATCGACGGTGCGGGCCGGTGGACGCGATTCCGGCGGATTACGCTGCCGCTGCTGTCACCGATCGTCTTCTTCAACGTGGTGCTGCAGATCATCCACGCGTTCCAGTCGTTCACCCAGGCGTTCGTCGTCTCCGGCGGCACCGGCGGTCCCTCGGACTCCACCATGCTCTACACGCTTTACCTGTACCAGCAGGGTTTCGCGCGCTTCGACATGGGTTACGCCTCGGCGCTGGCGTGGTCGCTGCTGCTGATGATCGCCGGGATCACCGGTCTCAACTTCTGGGCGTCGAGGTTCTGGGTGTTCTATGACAACTGA
- a CDS encoding LacI family DNA-binding transcriptional regulator produces the protein MPHPARDTVTLHDVAAAAGVSLATASRVLGASSRTVAPEYRERVLAAAERLRYTADASARAMRGTSGSLALVADDLTTPSMAIVVSAMERAASTTGAFVTVSATHGDPGRQLETIRNVRALRPRALVLTSGRVEAGALAGRLLEELRAYERDGGRVVVVGDTDLPFHSVGFDNRGAARRLGEFVAGTGHRRVTIIAGARDQAAPAARTAGFLDGLRAGGVTEAEVRIVHCAVSREGGIEAGRRLVAEGLAGTDAVVAANDLIAVGVLRAFREAGVSVPADVSLTGFDDIRLAVNVTPRLTTVALPLAYAGTEAIRLALGDPGAITHVTVEGRLVVRDSTAERTR, from the coding sequence ATGCCGCATCCGGCACGGGACACGGTGACGCTGCACGACGTGGCGGCGGCGGCCGGGGTGTCGCTGGCCACCGCCTCGCGGGTGCTGGGCGCCAGCTCACGGACCGTTGCGCCCGAGTACCGGGAGCGCGTGCTGGCTGCGGCCGAGCGGCTGCGGTACACCGCGGACGCGTCCGCGCGGGCGATGCGGGGGACGAGCGGGTCGCTGGCGCTGGTTGCCGATGACCTCACCACGCCGTCGATGGCGATCGTGGTGTCGGCGATGGAGCGGGCGGCCAGTACGACCGGCGCGTTCGTCACGGTGTCGGCGACCCACGGCGATCCCGGGCGGCAGCTGGAGACCATCCGCAACGTCCGGGCGCTGCGGCCGCGGGCGCTGGTCCTGACCTCGGGCCGGGTGGAGGCCGGCGCGCTGGCCGGCCGGCTCCTCGAAGAACTGCGCGCCTACGAGCGCGACGGGGGGCGGGTGGTGGTCGTCGGCGACACGGACCTGCCGTTCCACTCGGTCGGGTTCGACAACCGGGGCGCCGCCCGCCGGCTCGGCGAGTTCGTGGCCGGGACGGGACACCGGCGCGTCACGATCATCGCGGGCGCCCGTGACCAGGCCGCTCCGGCCGCCCGGACCGCCGGGTTCCTCGACGGGCTCCGGGCGGGCGGTGTCACGGAGGCCGAGGTGCGGATCGTGCACTGCGCGGTGAGCCGGGAGGGCGGTATCGAGGCGGGCCGCCGGCTGGTCGCCGAGGGGCTGGCCGGGACCGACGCCGTGGTGGCGGCCAACGACCTGATCGCGGTCGGCGTGCTCCGGGCCTTCCGCGAGGCGGGGGTGTCGGTGCCGGCCGACGTGTCGCTGACCGGGTTCGACGACATCCGGCTGGCGGTCAACGTCACGCCGAGGCTCACCACCGTGGCGCTGCCACTGGCCTACGCCGGCACCGAGGCGATCCGCCTCGCGCTGGGCGACCCCGGAGCGATCACCCACGTGACCGTCGAAGGACGCCTGGTGGTCCGGGACAGCACCGCCGAACGCACCCGCTGA